One window of the Passer domesticus isolate bPasDom1 chromosome 14, bPasDom1.hap1, whole genome shotgun sequence genome contains the following:
- the LOC135281024 gene encoding uncharacterized protein C15orf39 homolog isoform X2 — protein sequence MASKRRSQAAGPVIFKKLPRLEPAPSFLPSKIPGTCSPVAQPASENHFSYKGSYFACPLQSPKGPEQPPAGWSPTPTYLHHGPAALGQPVPAEGPLLGFLLYPPESPGTRLQPPDTQRSKDSLSQEQLMARKKLDSPRCPLPVKKPVVVKKAAPLAIPKPVYGAPASFLAPRMTLLLGTQTESLQQRPGEANWALPPAAYPLHPSEPHRSGTGADQSLLPLPSSLALPSREQLTSPATLPHYCVTFDKYGPPPSSPFLEASCPSAHSQKVPEVPSLSLEPWPKLQPPDASPVIQERSAMCFPPPPYPLSPHRPGPLYHCAPAPTVGEPSALPSFGYVGSREPFPSTYLKSQEPRGFFPSPLEPYVPRTVGARLGAVLGDAEPPRDAELPRNSGYPGFALSPGNASVFHGSFPSTEPGCEQHRADSPQWAAAPRHSSAFQPVCSPERLSGGSGGLTETFPERAGSWEKPRQGEEEALYPEKRNSSLAPQDTPCGGPGEGNACKVKDPARELICLSPSVTPIKGLEELRDTKASSSSPPMPVIHNVFSLAPYQEYLEKAKGTDPILFCKNHQWEDSSPQNTGGSQEPAALRDVSVVSSLRKGTDAVQSQEESCYRSIPKKPKPVPQELESQEGRVGTEELPPKETVLDLSFKKRLLEAGNTQRASGCGEGTLDQEEKVEKEAAGGKEGLGEGAQPRVPEADSGDRSNFQSSAKFMFQKYKVLPSLPASTEPPQQDGSSQAPQPSPPSSTPTPAPPVPCPSSNPPLPPPGPQLSIILAPDPPQLVLPQGPSSAEEEKVLVLKKLLRQWLKKAELAAELGEMAKSLPSPKNGSKAASPQQASNGKEIWLAFQDVAALLSKLLSQLKTFTSACPFPHVVRAGAIFIPIHVVKEKLFPKLPGSFVDQVLQKHKVELRPTTLSEEKHLRELELKSCTSRMLKLLAIKRLPEIYPDLLNLHWHSSIQQQLGSSSETGQQPSK from the exons ATGGCCTCCAAACGGCGCTCGCAGGCTGCAGGGCCCGTGATTTTCAAGAAGCTGCCTCGCCTGGAGCCCGCCCCCAGCTTCCTGCCCAGCAAAATCCCAGGCACGTGCAGCCCCGTGGCCCAGCCTGCCTCTGAAAACCATTTCAGCTACAAGGGCTCCTACTTTGCCTGCCCGCTGCAGAGCCCCAAGGGCCCCGAGCAGCCCCCGGCTGGCTGGAGCCCCACGCCCACCTACCTGCACCacggccccgctgccctgggccagcctgTGCCGGCCGAGGGGCCCCTGCTGGGCTTCCTGCTGTACCCCCCAGAGAGCCCGGGCACCAGGCTGCAGCCCCCGGACACCCAGAGGAGCAAGGAcagcctgagccaggagcagcttATGGCCAGAAAGAAGCTGGACAGTCCCAGGTGCCCCTTGCCGGTGAAGAAGCCAGTAGTGGTGAAGAAGGCAGCTCCTCTAGCAATCCCCAAGCCGGTGTACGGAGCCCCTGCCTCCTTCCTGGCTCCCAGGATGACTCTGCTACTGGGAACACAAACAGAGAGCCTGCAGCAGCGACCCGGGGAGGCAAACTGGGCCCTGCCCCCTGCCGCCTATCCTCTGCACCCCAGCGAGCCCCACAGGAGTGGTACTGgtgctgaccagagcctcctgccgctgccctccagcctggccctgccttCCAGGGAGCAGCTGACTTCCCCAGCCACCTTACCCCACTACTGTGTCACCTTTGACAAGTATGGGCCaccccccagctccccgttcCTGGAAGCAAGTTGTccctctgcccacagccagaAGGTGCCGGAggtccccagcctcagcctggagccCTGGCCCAAGCTCCAGCCACCTGACGCCAGCCCAGTGATCCAGGAGAGGTCAGCAATGTGCTTCCCACCCCCTCCATACCCGCTGTCACCCCACAGACCTGGCCCCCTCTACCACTGTGCCCCAGCTCCCACTGTGGGGGAGcccagtgccctgcccagctttGGCTACGTGGGAAGTAGGGAGCCCTTTCCCAGCACCTACCTCAAGTCCCAGGAGCCCAGGGGTTTCTTTCCCAGCCCCTTGGAGCCCTACGTGCCCAGGACAgtgggtgccaggctgggggcagtgctgggggatgcTGAGCCCCCCAGGGATGCCGAGCTGCCCAGGAACAGCGGGTACCCAGGCTTTGCCCTCAGCCCGGGCAATGCATCCGTGTTCCACGGCTCCTTTCCCAGCACGGAGCCgggctgtgagcagcacagggcagacaGCCCGCAGTGGGCAGCAGCACCGAGGCACAGCAGCGCCTTCCAGCCTGtctgcagcccagagaggctTTCTGGGGGCTCCGGTGGGCTCACTGAGACATTTCCTgagagagcagggagctgggagaaaCCCAGGCAAGGGGAGGAGGAGGCCCTGTATCCAGAGAAGAGGAACAGCAGCCTGGCCCCTCAGGACACCCCCTGTGGGGGACCAGGGGAAGGAAATGCCTGCAAGGTCAAGGATCCAGCCAGGGAGCTCATCTGCCTTTCTCCATCCGTGACCCCCATCAAAGGGCTGGAAGAGCTGAGGGACACCAAGGCTTCCTCATCCTCCCCACCCATGCCTGTGATCCACAACGTCTTCAGCCTGGCACCTTACCAGGAGTACCTGGagaaggccaagggcacagACCCCATCCTGTTCTGCAAGAACCATCAGTGGGAGGACTCCTCTCCCCAAAACACGGGTGGCAGCCAGGAGCCTGCTGCCCTCAGAGACGTCTCAGTGGTGTCCAGCCTGAGGAAGGGCACTGATGCAGTGCAGAGCCAAGAGGAAAGCTGTTACAGGAGCATCCCTAAAAAGCCAAAGCCTGTGCCCCAAGAGCTGGAGTCTCAGGAAGGCAGGGTGGGCACtgaggagctgcccccaaaggaAACAGTGCTGGACCTTAGCTTCAAGAAGAGACTGCTAGAAGCTGGGAACACCCAGAGAGCCAGTGGGTgtggggaggggacactggaCCAAGAGGAAAAGGTGGAGAaagaggctgcaggagggaaagAGGGGTTGGGAGAGGGAGCACAGCCTCGGGTGCCTGAGGCGGACTCAGGGGACAGGAGCAACTTCCAGAGCTCAGCCAAGTTCATGTTCCAAAAATACAAggtgctgccctccctcccGGCCAGCACTGAGCCCCCCCAGCAGGATGGCAGCTCTCaagccccccagcccagcccccccagcagcacccccacaCCAGCTCCCCCAGTCCCCTGTCCATCCAGCAACCCCCCACTGCCCCCGCCTGGCCCCCAGCTCAGCATCATCCTGGCCCCAGACCCTCCTCAGCTGGTGCTTCCCCAAGGCCCCTCcagtgcagaggaggagaaggtgcTGGTGCTCAAGAAG CTCCTGCGGCAGTGGCTGAAgaaggctgagctggcagcagagctgggagagatgGCCaaatccctgcccagccccaagAACGGCTCCAAGGCTGCCAgtcctcagcaggccagcaacgGCAAGGAGATCTGGCTGGCTTTCCAGGACGTGGCCGCGCTCCTCAGCAAACTGCTCTCCCAGCTGAAGACCTTCACGTCCGCTTGCCCTTTCCCGCACGTGGTCCGGGCGGGAGCCATCTTCATCCCCATCCACGTGGtgaaggagaagctcttcccaaaGCTGCCCGGCAGCTTCGTGGACCAAGTGCTGCAGAAGCACAAGGTGGAGCTGCGTCCCACCACGCTCTCCGAGGAGAagcacctgagggagctggagctgaagaGCTGCACCTCCCGCATGCTGAAGCTCCTGGCCATCAAGCGGCTTCCCGAAATCTACCCTGACCTGCTcaacctccactggcacagctccatccagcagcagctgg GTTCAAGCTCAGAGACTGGCCAGCAGCCTTCCAA GTAG
- the LOC135281024 gene encoding uncharacterized protein C15orf39 homolog isoform X1: MASKRRSQAAGPVIFKKLPRLEPAPSFLPSKIPGTCSPVAQPASENHFSYKGSYFACPLQSPKGPEQPPAGWSPTPTYLHHGPAALGQPVPAEGPLLGFLLYPPESPGTRLQPPDTQRSKDSLSQEQLMARKKLDSPRCPLPVKKPVVVKKAAPLAIPKPVYGAPASFLAPRMTLLLGTQTESLQQRPGEANWALPPAAYPLHPSEPHRSGTGADQSLLPLPSSLALPSREQLTSPATLPHYCVTFDKYGPPPSSPFLEASCPSAHSQKVPEVPSLSLEPWPKLQPPDASPVIQERSAMCFPPPPYPLSPHRPGPLYHCAPAPTVGEPSALPSFGYVGSREPFPSTYLKSQEPRGFFPSPLEPYVPRTVGARLGAVLGDAEPPRDAELPRNSGYPGFALSPGNASVFHGSFPSTEPGCEQHRADSPQWAAAPRHSSAFQPVCSPERLSGGSGGLTETFPERAGSWEKPRQGEEEALYPEKRNSSLAPQDTPCGGPGEGNACKVKDPARELICLSPSVTPIKGLEELRDTKASSSSPPMPVIHNVFSLAPYQEYLEKAKGTDPILFCKNHQWEDSSPQNTGGSQEPAALRDVSVVSSLRKGTDAVQSQEESCYRSIPKKPKPVPQELESQEGRVGTEELPPKETVLDLSFKKRLLEAGNTQRASGCGEGTLDQEEKVEKEAAGGKEGLGEGAQPRVPEADSGDRSNFQSSAKFMFQKYKVLPSLPASTEPPQQDGSSQAPQPSPPSSTPTPAPPVPCPSSNPPLPPPGPQLSIILAPDPPQLVLPQGPSSAEEEKVLVLKKVGVVPSGIPSGRYFSTLHTLLCDTISGSVSRSSPQLLRQWLKKAELAAELGEMAKSLPSPKNGSKAASPQQASNGKEIWLAFQDVAALLSKLLSQLKTFTSACPFPHVVRAGAIFIPIHVVKEKLFPKLPGSFVDQVLQKHKVELRPTTLSEEKHLRELELKSCTSRMLKLLAIKRLPEIYPDLLNLHWHSSIQQQLGSSSETGQQPSK, translated from the exons ATGGCCTCCAAACGGCGCTCGCAGGCTGCAGGGCCCGTGATTTTCAAGAAGCTGCCTCGCCTGGAGCCCGCCCCCAGCTTCCTGCCCAGCAAAATCCCAGGCACGTGCAGCCCCGTGGCCCAGCCTGCCTCTGAAAACCATTTCAGCTACAAGGGCTCCTACTTTGCCTGCCCGCTGCAGAGCCCCAAGGGCCCCGAGCAGCCCCCGGCTGGCTGGAGCCCCACGCCCACCTACCTGCACCacggccccgctgccctgggccagcctgTGCCGGCCGAGGGGCCCCTGCTGGGCTTCCTGCTGTACCCCCCAGAGAGCCCGGGCACCAGGCTGCAGCCCCCGGACACCCAGAGGAGCAAGGAcagcctgagccaggagcagcttATGGCCAGAAAGAAGCTGGACAGTCCCAGGTGCCCCTTGCCGGTGAAGAAGCCAGTAGTGGTGAAGAAGGCAGCTCCTCTAGCAATCCCCAAGCCGGTGTACGGAGCCCCTGCCTCCTTCCTGGCTCCCAGGATGACTCTGCTACTGGGAACACAAACAGAGAGCCTGCAGCAGCGACCCGGGGAGGCAAACTGGGCCCTGCCCCCTGCCGCCTATCCTCTGCACCCCAGCGAGCCCCACAGGAGTGGTACTGgtgctgaccagagcctcctgccgctgccctccagcctggccctgccttCCAGGGAGCAGCTGACTTCCCCAGCCACCTTACCCCACTACTGTGTCACCTTTGACAAGTATGGGCCaccccccagctccccgttcCTGGAAGCAAGTTGTccctctgcccacagccagaAGGTGCCGGAggtccccagcctcagcctggagccCTGGCCCAAGCTCCAGCCACCTGACGCCAGCCCAGTGATCCAGGAGAGGTCAGCAATGTGCTTCCCACCCCCTCCATACCCGCTGTCACCCCACAGACCTGGCCCCCTCTACCACTGTGCCCCAGCTCCCACTGTGGGGGAGcccagtgccctgcccagctttGGCTACGTGGGAAGTAGGGAGCCCTTTCCCAGCACCTACCTCAAGTCCCAGGAGCCCAGGGGTTTCTTTCCCAGCCCCTTGGAGCCCTACGTGCCCAGGACAgtgggtgccaggctgggggcagtgctgggggatgcTGAGCCCCCCAGGGATGCCGAGCTGCCCAGGAACAGCGGGTACCCAGGCTTTGCCCTCAGCCCGGGCAATGCATCCGTGTTCCACGGCTCCTTTCCCAGCACGGAGCCgggctgtgagcagcacagggcagacaGCCCGCAGTGGGCAGCAGCACCGAGGCACAGCAGCGCCTTCCAGCCTGtctgcagcccagagaggctTTCTGGGGGCTCCGGTGGGCTCACTGAGACATTTCCTgagagagcagggagctgggagaaaCCCAGGCAAGGGGAGGAGGAGGCCCTGTATCCAGAGAAGAGGAACAGCAGCCTGGCCCCTCAGGACACCCCCTGTGGGGGACCAGGGGAAGGAAATGCCTGCAAGGTCAAGGATCCAGCCAGGGAGCTCATCTGCCTTTCTCCATCCGTGACCCCCATCAAAGGGCTGGAAGAGCTGAGGGACACCAAGGCTTCCTCATCCTCCCCACCCATGCCTGTGATCCACAACGTCTTCAGCCTGGCACCTTACCAGGAGTACCTGGagaaggccaagggcacagACCCCATCCTGTTCTGCAAGAACCATCAGTGGGAGGACTCCTCTCCCCAAAACACGGGTGGCAGCCAGGAGCCTGCTGCCCTCAGAGACGTCTCAGTGGTGTCCAGCCTGAGGAAGGGCACTGATGCAGTGCAGAGCCAAGAGGAAAGCTGTTACAGGAGCATCCCTAAAAAGCCAAAGCCTGTGCCCCAAGAGCTGGAGTCTCAGGAAGGCAGGGTGGGCACtgaggagctgcccccaaaggaAACAGTGCTGGACCTTAGCTTCAAGAAGAGACTGCTAGAAGCTGGGAACACCCAGAGAGCCAGTGGGTgtggggaggggacactggaCCAAGAGGAAAAGGTGGAGAaagaggctgcaggagggaaagAGGGGTTGGGAGAGGGAGCACAGCCTCGGGTGCCTGAGGCGGACTCAGGGGACAGGAGCAACTTCCAGAGCTCAGCCAAGTTCATGTTCCAAAAATACAAggtgctgccctccctcccGGCCAGCACTGAGCCCCCCCAGCAGGATGGCAGCTCTCaagccccccagcccagcccccccagcagcacccccacaCCAGCTCCCCCAGTCCCCTGTCCATCCAGCAACCCCCCACTGCCCCCGCCTGGCCCCCAGCTCAGCATCATCCTGGCCCCAGACCCTCCTCAGCTGGTGCTTCCCCAAGGCCCCTCcagtgcagaggaggagaaggtgcTGGTGCTCAAGAAGGTTGGTGTTGTCCCCTCAGGGATCCCCTCGGGGCGCTACttcagcaccctgcacaccttgctGTGTGACACCATTTCGGGCTCGGTGTCCCGCTCCTCCCCGCAGCTCCTGCGGCAGTGGCTGAAgaaggctgagctggcagcagagctgggagagatgGCCaaatccctgcccagccccaagAACGGCTCCAAGGCTGCCAgtcctcagcaggccagcaacgGCAAGGAGATCTGGCTGGCTTTCCAGGACGTGGCCGCGCTCCTCAGCAAACTGCTCTCCCAGCTGAAGACCTTCACGTCCGCTTGCCCTTTCCCGCACGTGGTCCGGGCGGGAGCCATCTTCATCCCCATCCACGTGGtgaaggagaagctcttcccaaaGCTGCCCGGCAGCTTCGTGGACCAAGTGCTGCAGAAGCACAAGGTGGAGCTGCGTCCCACCACGCTCTCCGAGGAGAagcacctgagggagctggagctgaagaGCTGCACCTCCCGCATGCTGAAGCTCCTGGCCATCAAGCGGCTTCCCGAAATCTACCCTGACCTGCTcaacctccactggcacagctccatccagcagcagctgg GTTCAAGCTCAGAGACTGGCCAGCAGCCTTCCAA GTAG